Proteins from one Pyrococcus kukulkanii genomic window:
- a CDS encoding DUF3368 domain-containing protein, which produces MIVVSNTSPLIGLSNIRHLDILRKLFEEIIIPPAVAEEFGEKLPSWVIVRPVSDEKFVKVLSYSLGKGEAEAIALALELNADIIILDDLKARKFAEDLGLNIIGTAGVILLAKKRGIIKQVFPVLKELREKGFWISDAIIRRIMKSAGEEVE; this is translated from the coding sequence ATGATCGTTGTTTCCAATACAAGCCCGCTTATTGGACTATCAAATATAAGACATCTTGACATTTTGCGGAAACTCTTCGAGGAGATAATAATACCGCCCGCTGTAGCCGAAGAATTCGGAGAAAAACTCCCAAGCTGGGTTATTGTAAGACCAGTTTCAGACGAAAAATTCGTGAAAGTACTCTCTTACTCACTTGGAAAAGGAGAAGCAGAAGCCATTGCACTAGCCCTCGAGCTGAATGCTGATATTATCATTCTTGATGACTTAAAGGCCAGGAAGTTTGCAGAGGATCTTGGCCTCAATATCATTGGAACTGCAGGTGTGATATTATTGGCAAAAAAGAGAGGAATTATTAAACAGGTATTTCCTGTTCTAAAGGAACTGAGAGAGAAAGGATTCTGGATCTCTGATGCAATAATCAGGCGCATTATGAAGTCCGCTGGGGAAGAGGTTGAGTGA
- a CDS encoding site-2 protease family protein, producing MRKRELEDLAISFIVLLLIFSDFRPRLMLFVAPALFTAFVLHELAHRQVARHYGYVAYYKRWDFGIAVALVLGMLSKLLTGSSWVFAAVGAVYIYAPYQYWQDRRSEGMIALAGPLTNILVAITAIAILKVVSMNPYAWLLLSYMAHVNAWLAFFNLLPFPPLDGFKVFKWNPGYWAVLEGLSFMLYHV from the coding sequence ATGAGAAAGAGAGAACTTGAGGATTTGGCTATATCTTTCATCGTTTTATTGCTCATATTCTCAGACTTTAGGCCTAGGTTAATGCTATTCGTAGCTCCGGCCCTCTTCACGGCATTTGTCCTTCACGAACTTGCCCATAGACAGGTAGCGAGGCACTATGGGTACGTAGCATATTACAAGAGGTGGGACTTTGGAATAGCGGTGGCACTCGTTCTGGGGATGCTTTCCAAGCTCTTAACGGGATCTTCCTGGGTTTTCGCAGCCGTAGGTGCCGTGTACATCTACGCTCCCTACCAGTACTGGCAGGACAGAAGGAGCGAGGGTATGATAGCCCTGGCAGGTCCGTTAACTAACATTTTGGTCGCAATCACTGCTATAGCAATCCTTAAGGTAGTCTCAATGAATCCCTATGCTTGGCTACTCTTATCGTACATGGCCCACGTTAACGCTTGGCTAGCCTTCTTCAACCTCCTACCTTTTCCACCACTTGATGGGTTTAAGGTGTTCAAGTGGAACCCTGGTTACTGGGCGGTTCTTGAAGGCCTATCATTCATGCTTTACCATGTTTAA
- the cobZ gene encoding alpha-ribazole phosphatase CobZ, producing the protein MKMNMILRKLEEKGITIQAIIDTALELYIGEDKDKIKEKLHSLLLRYLEDINVQALLLSAILLEENFKVEGDPVNLIADELIGINIAEYIGGKFALFNFFYYDTRKPGILKELPPFLDDAIGGLIAGCMTKLFEDKS; encoded by the coding sequence ATGAAAATGAATATGATCTTAAGGAAACTTGAGGAGAAAGGAATAACCATACAAGCAATCATAGACACTGCCCTAGAGCTCTACATAGGGGAAGACAAAGATAAAATCAAGGAAAAGCTACACTCCCTACTCCTCAGGTACCTTGAAGATATAAACGTTCAAGCCCTCCTGCTTTCCGCAATCCTCCTTGAGGAGAACTTCAAAGTTGAGGGGGATCCCGTTAATCTCATTGCGGACGAACTGATAGGGATAAACATAGCCGAGTACATCGGGGGAAAGTTCGCCCTCTTCAACTTCTTCTACTACGATACAAGAAAACCGGGTATATTAAAGGAGCTCCCACCGTTCCTCGACGATGCGATAGGAGGTTTAATAGCTGGGTGCATGACTAAGCTCTTTGAAGATAAAAGCTGA
- a CDS encoding antitoxin VapB family protein, translating to MVKTITISDDVYEELVRIKGNRSFSELLRDLLREKKGNIDILKHICGIFSEEEYEETKKRLKEIEEEFEKWGQSLIRT from the coding sequence GTGGTGAAAACTATAACGATATCCGATGATGTGTATGAAGAGCTGGTTAGGATAAAGGGGAATAGATCATTTAGTGAATTACTTAGGGATCTTCTCAGAGAGAAGAAGGGGAATATAGATATTTTGAAGCATATTTGCGGTATCTTCAGTGAGGAGGAGTACGAGGAAACAAAGAAGAGGCTTAAAGAAATTGAGGAGGAGTTTGAGAAATGGGGGCAGTCCTTGATACGAACATAA
- a CDS encoding adenosylcobinamide amidohydrolase, translating to MKFSHFIKSFKEPMIALSNAPYRGGLTKANGFFFMMVHENYSGNYKKDCRRFEEEHNLKNFVGFMTAADVEKVLAVAKKGSVTAYVTAGITNPAIAGDEPPPWSPGTINIALVIEEGLTVGALVNAVMTATEAKTYTLLTMGYKATGTTSDGIGVFAFEGDIEWAGTATRLGINIGKAVRKALEESIKKWCEL from the coding sequence ATGAAGTTTAGCCACTTCATAAAATCTTTTAAGGAACCAATGATAGCCCTAAGCAACGCCCCCTACAGGGGAGGGCTAACCAAGGCTAACGGCTTCTTCTTCATGATGGTTCACGAGAACTACTCCGGAAACTACAAGAAAGATTGCAGAAGGTTCGAAGAGGAGCACAACCTCAAGAACTTCGTTGGCTTCATGACTGCGGCTGATGTGGAAAAGGTACTCGCGGTGGCAAAGAAGGGTAGCGTCACAGCTTACGTTACGGCCGGAATAACTAATCCCGCAATAGCCGGTGATGAACCTCCCCCTTGGAGCCCGGGAACCATAAATATTGCCTTGGTAATAGAGGAAGGACTAACGGTTGGAGCTCTCGTGAACGCGGTGATGACGGCTACGGAGGCAAAAACCTACACCCTCTTGACGATGGGCTATAAAGCCACTGGAACGACGAGCGATGGAATCGGGGTTTTCGCGTTTGAAGGGGATATTGAGTGGGCCGGAACTGCAACTAGACTTGGAATAAACATTGGAAAAGCAGTGAGGAAAGCTTTGGAGGAAAGCATAAAGAAGTGGTGCGAACTCTAA
- a CDS encoding transcription elongation factor NusA: protein MDDIYRRLKEMLRADIIDLEFDGEKIIVYVPKDQVRIAVGTGGAAVKAAELVLGRKIEVRAR, encoded by the coding sequence ATGGACGATATATATAGAAGGCTGAAGGAGATGTTAAGGGCCGATATAATAGACTTAGAGTTCGATGGGGAAAAGATAATAGTTTACGTCCCAAAGGATCAAGTTAGGATTGCAGTCGGGACTGGAGGTGCAGCGGTTAAGGCTGCAGAACTCGTCCTTGGCAGGAAAATCGAGGTGCGGGCGAGATGA
- the cobS gene encoding adenosylcobinamide-GDP ribazoletransferase — translation MRNLTPFLTRIPIKGDFEKAREEVWAFPLVAVITSLLPTLILYLKLPMGNLLAVLALYFTIGLLHLDGLADWADGIMVKGDRERKIKAMKDVNTGIAGIFAVVVVLLVQVYSLERAPFYSLYLGELNSKYAMLLALATKRPLGKGLGAYFMEGMNRRSMVVGTALYIILVILILVSYPRATVSLLGLVLGAYAIHISLKNFGGLNGDCIGAVAEITRAGTLLIMTIVQ, via the coding sequence ATGCGAAACCTGACTCCATTCCTGACGAGGATTCCAATTAAAGGTGACTTTGAAAAGGCCAGGGAGGAAGTTTGGGCCTTTCCGCTCGTTGCCGTTATAACCTCCCTTCTGCCAACTCTAATCCTGTACCTCAAACTGCCGATGGGGAATTTGCTTGCGGTTTTGGCCCTCTACTTCACCATTGGCCTGCTTCACCTTGACGGCCTTGCGGATTGGGCCGACGGGATAATGGTCAAGGGAGACAGGGAGAGGAAGATAAAGGCAATGAAAGACGTAAATACAGGGATAGCCGGTATTTTCGCGGTAGTTGTTGTTTTGTTAGTTCAGGTGTACTCGCTTGAAAGGGCTCCCTTCTACTCCCTGTATTTGGGAGAGCTGAACTCGAAGTACGCGATGCTACTGGCCTTAGCGACAAAGAGGCCCCTGGGAAAGGGACTTGGAGCGTACTTCATGGAAGGTATGAACAGGAGAAGCATGGTAGTCGGAACGGCCCTATACATCATCCTTGTGATCCTCATTTTAGTGTCCTATCCCAGGGCCACAGTTTCACTTCTAGGCTTAGTTTTAGGAGCTTATGCAATACACATTTCCCTTAAGAACTTTGGAGGGCTTAACGGAGACTGCATAGGTGCAGTTGCCGAAATAACTAGGGCGGGAACGCTTTTAATTATGACAATTGTCCAGTGA
- a CDS encoding UPF0175 family protein, translating to MEIPEDIKGLLGPKPEKEIMLLAAIELYREGKLSLGKAAEFAGLTVREFLYELRKRKIPINYTEEEAEKDVKTVEGLV from the coding sequence ATGGAAATACCAGAGGACATTAAAGGACTGCTGGGACCCAAGCCTGAGAAAGAAATAATGTTGCTTGCCGCAATTGAACTATATAGGGAAGGAAAGCTTAGTCTAGGAAAAGCTGCTGAATTTGCTGGTCTCACTGTTAGGGAATTCCTATATGAATTAAGAAAGAGAAAGATCCCAATTAACTACACTGAAGAAGAGGCAGAAAAAGACGTAAAAACTGTCGAGGGTCTTGTATGA
- a CDS encoding PIN domain-containing protein produces the protein MDVALDYNVVFSALYNKGVSYRLFLVNHITQAVRFFVPSYFWRELKKKEEEEYDIIFNIIKSQIIAVPDEIVRLGVEEAKAITPDPEGIPYIALKVPLLTGDLKLKNALKDKIVVYSPPELLKIL, from the coding sequence ATGGATGTTGCTTTAGATTATAATGTCGTATTCTCCGCTCTATATAACAAAGGAGTTTCGTATAGGTTATTCCTTGTTAACCATATTACACAAGCTGTTAGATTCTTTGTTCCCTCTTACTTCTGGCGGGAGCTTAAGAAGAAAGAGGAAGAAGAATATGATATCATTTTCAATATAATCAAGTCACAAATTATTGCCGTTCCGGATGAAATCGTGAGGCTGGGAGTAGAGGAAGCTAAAGCGATAACTCCCGACCCTGAAGGTATTCCTTATATAGCACTTAAAGTCCCCTTATTAACAGGAGATTTAAAACTAAAGAACGCCCTTAAAGACAAGATTGTCGTTTATTCTCCCCCTGAACTATTAAAGATACTCTAG
- the cobT gene encoding nicotinate mononucleotide-dependent phosphoribosyltransferase CobT, which produces MKSLFVLVLGNTEISLIPGISVAGATPELTKLTPPADAEYLFYEKPKIIDAIPVTPEGHPTPAIITKAAKELAKFPILVVRGGTYLPPMLPHVHISDKVGRDFRREPALPEVEEIIERAKLLGEELNKANIEELVIGESTPGGTTTAQAVLWALGYEAKTSSASPSNPQELKRKVIEEGFKRVGMEKGSLKDKPIEAIRQFGDPMIATVVGLSLGFRKSVVLAGGTQMLAVAAVLKALGEDMDRFMIATTKWIVQDKSATFVETAREIGIITYSADLDFSNSKFKGLQDYERGYVKEGVGAGGATWLAVKAGFSPEDVSRKVEELYEKLMRTKS; this is translated from the coding sequence ATGAAGAGCCTCTTCGTTCTAGTCCTGGGGAACACTGAGATAAGCTTAATTCCTGGGATAAGCGTTGCGGGAGCAACTCCCGAGCTGACAAAGCTTACTCCTCCTGCAGATGCTGAGTACCTCTTCTATGAAAAGCCCAAGATTATAGACGCGATACCCGTAACCCCCGAGGGGCATCCAACTCCAGCCATAATAACCAAGGCAGCAAAGGAACTTGCCAAGTTTCCGATTCTCGTGGTTAGGGGAGGAACTTACCTGCCTCCGATGCTTCCCCACGTTCACATCAGCGACAAGGTTGGGAGGGACTTCAGGAGAGAACCTGCACTTCCAGAAGTTGAGGAAATAATTGAGAGGGCCAAGTTACTTGGGGAAGAGCTGAACAAGGCTAACATAGAGGAGCTGGTAATAGGGGAGTCAACCCCAGGAGGAACAACAACCGCTCAGGCCGTTCTATGGGCCCTAGGTTACGAAGCAAAAACATCCTCAGCCTCGCCATCAAATCCCCAGGAACTTAAGAGGAAGGTAATAGAGGAGGGATTCAAGAGAGTCGGAATGGAAAAAGGGAGCCTAAAGGATAAGCCAATAGAAGCGATAAGGCAGTTCGGAGATCCAATGATCGCAACAGTTGTTGGATTATCGCTAGGATTCAGAAAGAGCGTAGTGCTCGCCGGGGGAACCCAGATGCTGGCTGTTGCTGCCGTGTTAAAGGCTCTAGGGGAGGACATGGACAGGTTCATGATAGCCACCACCAAGTGGATAGTTCAGGATAAAAGTGCGACCTTCGTCGAGACCGCTAGGGAGATAGGGATAATAACTTACTCGGCCGACTTGGACTTCTCTAATAGCAAGTTCAAAGGGCTCCAGGATTACGAAAGAGGCTACGTGAAGGAAGGTGTTGGAGCTGGAGGAGCCACTTGGTTAGCGGTAAAGGCAGGATTTTCGCCTGAGGACGTCTCAAGAAAGGTTGAAGAGCTGTACGAGAAGCTTATGAGGACGAAGAGTTAG
- a CDS encoding carboxypeptidase M32 has product MEEVFQNEIIKEILAKYRRIWAISHAQSVLSWDLEVNMPKEGIMERSVAQGELSVLSQELLLRPDFVELVEKAKDQELNEYEKGVVRVLDRSIRITKSFPPEFLREVSEVTAQATKAWEEAKAKDDFSKFEPWLDKIIDLAKRAADYLGYEEEPYDALLDLYEEGLRTKDVIRMFDKLEKDLKPLLDKILEEGKVPREHPLEKEKYEKEWMEKVNLWILEKFGFPLGTRARIDISAHPFTTEFGIKDVRITTRYEGFDFRRTVLSTIHEFGHALYELQQDERFMFTPIAGGVSLGIHESQSRFWENVIGRSKEFVELLYPVLKENLPFIEEYTPEDVYLYFNMVRPDFIRTEADVVTYNFHIILRFKLERMMLNEGVKAKDLPELWNEEMERLLGIRPKTYREGILQDIHWAHGSIGYFPTYSIGTILAAQLYYHMKKDLDVEAKVAEGDFEPIKAWLREKIHRWGSIYPPKELLKRAIGEEMDAEYFIRWVRERYL; this is encoded by the coding sequence ATGGAAGAAGTCTTCCAGAACGAGATAATCAAGGAGATCTTAGCTAAATACAGGAGGATTTGGGCTATAAGTCATGCACAAAGCGTTCTTAGCTGGGATCTCGAAGTAAACATGCCCAAAGAGGGAATTATGGAGAGATCAGTGGCCCAGGGAGAGCTCTCAGTCCTCTCCCAGGAACTCCTACTAAGGCCAGACTTCGTTGAGCTGGTTGAGAAGGCCAAGGATCAGGAGCTCAACGAGTACGAGAAGGGAGTAGTTAGGGTCCTCGATAGGTCTATTAGAATAACCAAGTCATTCCCACCCGAGTTCTTAAGGGAGGTAAGCGAAGTTACAGCCCAAGCCACAAAGGCCTGGGAGGAGGCTAAGGCCAAGGATGATTTCTCGAAGTTTGAGCCCTGGCTCGACAAGATAATTGACTTGGCAAAGAGGGCCGCTGACTACCTGGGCTATGAGGAAGAACCCTATGATGCTCTCCTTGACTTGTATGAGGAGGGACTAAGGACTAAGGACGTAATTAGGATGTTCGATAAGCTTGAGAAGGATCTCAAACCACTGCTCGACAAGATATTAGAGGAGGGCAAAGTTCCCAGGGAGCATCCCCTAGAGAAGGAGAAGTACGAGAAGGAGTGGATGGAGAAGGTTAACCTCTGGATCCTCGAGAAGTTCGGCTTCCCGCTTGGCACAAGGGCTAGGATAGACATTTCAGCCCACCCATTCACTACGGAGTTTGGAATCAAAGATGTGAGGATCACCACGAGATATGAAGGCTTCGACTTCAGGAGGACTGTCCTCAGCACGATCCACGAGTTTGGGCATGCCCTCTACGAGCTCCAGCAGGACGAGAGGTTCATGTTCACCCCCATCGCGGGAGGCGTTAGCCTGGGAATACACGAGAGCCAAAGCAGGTTCTGGGAGAACGTAATTGGAAGGAGCAAAGAGTTCGTCGAGCTACTCTATCCAGTGCTTAAGGAGAATCTCCCGTTCATTGAGGAGTACACGCCCGAGGATGTCTACCTGTACTTCAATATGGTGAGGCCTGACTTCATAAGGACTGAAGCCGATGTAGTTACGTACAATTTCCACATAATCCTGAGGTTCAAGCTCGAGAGGATGATGCTGAACGAGGGAGTTAAGGCCAAGGATCTTCCTGAGCTCTGGAACGAGGAGATGGAGAGACTCCTCGGCATAAGGCCGAAAACGTACAGGGAGGGAATACTTCAGGACATACACTGGGCCCACGGTAGCATAGGCTACTTCCCCACTTACAGCATAGGGACGATACTCGCGGCACAGCTCTACTACCACATGAAGAAGGATTTGGACGTTGAGGCAAAAGTTGCTGAGGGAGACTTCGAGCCGATAAAGGCATGGCTCAGGGAGAAGATACATCGCTGGGGCTCAATTTATCCGCCTAAGGAGCTACTTAAGAGGGCCATCGGAGAAGAAATGGATGCAGAGTACTTTATCAGGTGGGTTAGGGAGAGGTACCTCTAA
- the cbiB gene encoding adenosylcobinamide-phosphate synthase CbiB, with translation MDILIFALLWDLLLGEPPTKLHPVVWFGHLISALDRRWKRRSPALDFLAGCLVALAVIAFAFALSLLPGHLPSPLNYFLATYLLKSSFAIRSLYEHVARTITEDVEEMRRAVSMIVSRNVKSLDRPHLISASIESLAENLNDSVVAPLFYYLLFGLPGALIYRAVNTLDAMIGYRNERYEYFGKFSARLDDALNFIPARITVLLFLPFGPRKVIRHYKLAKYKINSDKPIAAMSAILGVWLEKPSYYRFPGREPQLEDVKRALRVYWLVVVEWLLFVLLLKELVVGLPKYF, from the coding sequence ATGGACATTTTAATCTTCGCGCTACTCTGGGATCTGCTCTTGGGGGAGCCTCCCACCAAACTTCACCCGGTCGTGTGGTTTGGTCACTTAATTAGTGCACTTGACAGAAGATGGAAGCGTAGAAGTCCTGCCCTTGACTTCCTCGCTGGATGTTTAGTTGCGTTAGCCGTTATCGCTTTTGCCTTTGCTCTTTCGCTCCTTCCTGGGCATCTTCCGTCCCCCCTGAACTACTTCCTAGCGACTTACCTCCTTAAGTCCTCATTCGCCATAAGAAGCCTCTATGAGCACGTGGCAAGGACGATTACCGAGGATGTAGAGGAGATGAGAAGGGCAGTATCCATGATCGTGAGTAGAAATGTTAAATCACTTGATAGGCCCCACTTAATCTCGGCCTCAATCGAAAGCCTTGCAGAGAACTTGAACGATTCCGTAGTTGCCCCCCTGTTCTACTACCTCCTGTTTGGCCTTCCTGGGGCCCTAATCTACAGGGCGGTGAACACTTTAGATGCGATGATTGGTTATAGGAACGAGAGGTACGAGTACTTCGGTAAATTCTCTGCGAGGCTTGACGATGCCTTGAACTTCATCCCTGCGAGGATTACAGTTCTGCTCTTCCTTCCCTTTGGCCCCAGGAAGGTTATAAGGCACTATAAGCTCGCCAAGTATAAGATAAACTCGGACAAGCCGATAGCCGCGATGTCGGCTATCCTTGGGGTGTGGCTTGAAAAGCCTAGCTATTACAGGTTCCCTGGGAGGGAGCCCCAGCTTGAAGACGTGAAGAGGGCCCTGAGGGTTTACTGGTTAGTTGTGGTTGAGTGGCTACTCTTTGTCCTGCTTTTAAAAGAGTTGGTAGTTGGATTACCAAAATATTTTTAA
- a CDS encoding type II toxin-antitoxin system VapC family toxin, with translation MGAVLDTNIILELGRKGGGRDIFEKISSIDNTFYITSITKFEVLIGFPRKDELMWLELLPELPFDGKCAEVASYIHRKLRERGTPLSLRDLFIASIAIANNLALITMDEDFTVLRDMGFEIHLIKGEF, from the coding sequence ATGGGGGCAGTCCTTGATACGAACATAATACTCGAGCTTGGTAGAAAAGGTGGAGGAAGAGATATTTTCGAGAAAATATCATCTATTGACAATACTTTTTACATAACTTCTATAACAAAATTCGAAGTTCTTATAGGGTTCCCCAGAAAGGACGAACTAATGTGGTTGGAGTTACTTCCTGAGCTTCCTTTTGACGGTAAATGTGCTGAAGTGGCCTCTTATATACATAGAAAATTACGAGAAAGGGGAACTCCTTTATCCCTCCGAGATCTGTTTATAGCATCCATAGCAATCGCCAATAATTTGGCGTTAATAACAATGGACGAAGACTTTACCGTCTTGAGGGATATGGGATTCGAGATCCATCTTATAAAGGGGGAATTTTAA
- a CDS encoding carbohydrate kinase family protein, with amino-acid sequence MVELVVVGHLSIDTIILPDGKKIETPGGAGANVAISASLAGAKVGLVTKIGTDFPGEWLEKLSKHVDVRGVQILPGKTLHVWMIYREDGSVEAPVEVGVAERMGEVSIPQDYLMAKIFHIAPTPLKEQLKLVNRLSERKISLDFSPTYYEDYRKEKELVKEIISKSYVIFPNEVEAEILTGHKEVKKAAEELHSWGAEIIVITRGNKGVLVYDGEFQEFPALPAKVVDPTGAGDAFAGGFLAGLVKGKGIEESVNIGLKMAKKVLERLGGWSI; translated from the coding sequence ATGGTAGAGCTTGTCGTTGTAGGTCATCTATCAATAGACACGATAATTCTACCTGATGGAAAGAAGATCGAGACCCCAGGAGGAGCTGGAGCCAATGTAGCGATATCAGCCTCCCTAGCGGGCGCAAAGGTTGGCTTAGTGACTAAGATAGGAACGGATTTCCCAGGGGAATGGCTGGAGAAGCTCTCCAAGCATGTGGACGTTAGAGGAGTCCAGATTTTGCCTGGTAAAACGCTCCACGTTTGGATGATCTATAGGGAAGATGGAAGCGTTGAAGCTCCAGTTGAAGTGGGAGTTGCAGAGAGGATGGGAGAAGTTTCAATTCCCCAGGATTACCTAATGGCAAAGATCTTCCATATAGCCCCAACTCCTCTAAAGGAACAATTAAAACTCGTGAATAGACTGAGTGAGAGGAAGATAAGCTTGGATTTCAGTCCAACTTACTACGAAGACTACAGGAAAGAGAAGGAGCTCGTTAAGGAGATAATATCGAAAAGCTATGTGATATTTCCAAATGAAGTCGAAGCTGAGATCCTCACGGGACATAAGGAGGTTAAGAAGGCCGCAGAAGAACTTCACTCCTGGGGTGCGGAGATTATTGTGATAACCAGGGGGAATAAAGGTGTTTTAGTATATGACGGGGAATTTCAAGAGTTTCCAGCGTTGCCCGCTAAGGTTGTAGACCCAACGGGAGCTGGGGATGCGTTCGCGGGTGGATTCTTGGCTGGTTTGGTTAAAGGGAAAGGAATAGAGGAAAGCGTTAACATTGGACTTAAAATGGCTAAAAAGGTTTTAGAAAGATTGGGAGGTTGGAGCATTTAA
- a CDS encoding cobyric acid synthase, translating into MGKALMILGTSSGAGKSLLATALCRIFSNMGYDVVPFKSQNMSLNSAPTIEGGEISRAQYLQAIACRKKPSVKFNPILLKPEGNMRSQVVFMGKPIGSVSARDYMLSRKEELFRKAMAVLDELKEKHDLVIIEGAGSPVEINLKDYDIANTRVMLHAKAKGILVTDIDRGGSFASIVGTMELLKPEEKEAIIGFVFNKFRGDPSLLEPGFEYLEERYGKPTLGVIPYVEHRLPEEDSLVEFPKVKGELHIQIIKLLHMSNFTDFEPLHWANGVDYVTRPEEIKGDLIIIPGSKNTVEDLLWLRREGFEDAIIEAHREGSFVVGICGGFQMLGEKIVDNVESKRGVVKGIGLLPAKTVFSKVKRTNHLKAEILWGPAKGMSVEGYEIRFGRSTSKRPFSIITAVNGAKALEPEGAVGERAFGTYLHGIFHNFSFTERFLNFLRREKGLEPVSIEEWSIEEEIERFARIVEENLDIKGILERLSLY; encoded by the coding sequence ATGGGTAAGGCTTTAATGATCCTGGGGACTTCATCTGGAGCTGGAAAGTCCCTCTTGGCCACTGCCCTATGCAGGATTTTCTCGAATATGGGTTATGACGTTGTCCCCTTCAAGAGCCAGAACATGAGCCTCAACTCCGCGCCAACGATAGAGGGAGGGGAGATAAGCAGAGCCCAGTATTTGCAGGCAATCGCCTGCAGGAAGAAGCCCTCGGTAAAGTTCAACCCCATCCTCCTCAAACCAGAGGGGAACATGAGGAGCCAGGTAGTCTTCATGGGGAAGCCCATTGGAAGCGTTTCAGCAAGGGATTACATGCTGTCCCGGAAGGAGGAGTTGTTTAGGAAAGCAATGGCCGTTCTAGATGAGCTCAAGGAGAAGCACGACCTCGTGATAATTGAGGGGGCCGGGAGTCCCGTTGAGATAAACCTCAAGGACTACGACATAGCGAACACCAGGGTTATGCTCCACGCCAAGGCAAAGGGGATTCTCGTTACGGACATAGACCGGGGAGGCAGTTTTGCATCAATAGTTGGCACGATGGAGCTCCTAAAACCGGAGGAGAAGGAGGCGATAATAGGCTTCGTCTTCAACAAGTTCCGCGGAGATCCCTCACTCCTCGAGCCGGGCTTTGAGTACCTAGAGGAACGCTACGGGAAGCCAACCCTGGGGGTTATTCCCTACGTGGAGCACCGCCTTCCCGAGGAGGATTCTCTCGTGGAGTTTCCAAAGGTTAAGGGCGAGCTCCACATTCAAATTATAAAGCTCCTCCACATGAGCAACTTCACAGATTTTGAACCCCTGCATTGGGCCAATGGAGTTGACTACGTAACTAGGCCTGAGGAAATTAAGGGTGATCTGATAATAATCCCAGGGAGTAAGAATACCGTTGAGGATCTGCTCTGGTTAAGGCGAGAGGGTTTCGAGGATGCTATAATAGAGGCCCACCGCGAGGGTTCGTTCGTGGTTGGAATCTGTGGTGGCTTTCAAATGCTTGGGGAGAAGATAGTTGACAACGTTGAGTCCAAGCGTGGGGTTGTTAAGGGCATTGGTCTTTTGCCCGCAAAAACAGTATTCTCAAAGGTAAAGAGGACGAACCACCTTAAGGCTGAAATCCTGTGGGGGCCTGCCAAGGGTATGAGCGTGGAGGGCTACGAGATAAGGTTTGGTAGGAGCACCTCCAAGAGGCCTTTCTCCATTATAACTGCCGTAAACGGGGCAAAGGCTCTGGAACCCGAGGGTGCCGTTGGCGAGAGGGCGTTTGGAACATACCTCCACGGAATCTTCCACAACTTCTCCTTTACTGAGCGTTTCCTGAACTTCCTTAGGAGGGAGAAAGGTTTGGAGCCGGTATCAATTGAGGAGTGGAGCATAGAGGAGGAGATTGAGAGGTTTGCCAGAATCGTTGAGGAGAACCTTGACATAAAGGGAATTTTAGAAAGGTTAAGCCTATATTGA